In the genome of Candidatus Hydrogenedens sp., one region contains:
- the hslV gene encoding ATP-dependent protease subunit HslV, translating to MSEFRGTTIIAVRRNGTVAMAGDGQVTLGDTIVKGTAIKIRRLYGGKILAGFAGSVSDAFALFERFEGKLEEYRGNLTRSAVELGKLWRTDKYLRQLNAMLIVCNKEEILLVSGTGEIIEPDDDILAIGSGAGFALTAARALMKYTNLSAEEIALESLKLASQVCIYTNENIKVEVL from the coding sequence ATGAGCGAATTTCGAGGCACAACAATTATTGCGGTTCGTCGTAATGGAACAGTTGCTATGGCTGGAGATGGACAGGTTACTCTGGGCGATACTATTGTTAAAGGAACAGCCATAAAAATAAGAAGATTGTATGGAGGGAAAATCCTCGCTGGATTTGCTGGCTCTGTTTCCGATGCTTTTGCTTTGTTTGAACGGTTCGAAGGGAAATTAGAAGAATATCGTGGAAATTTAACTCGTTCTGCTGTAGAGTTAGGAAAATTGTGGAGAACCGATAAATATCTAAGACAACTCAATGCTATGTTGATTGTGTGCAATAAAGAAGAAATATTATTAGTATCCGGAACAGGAGAAATTATAGAACCTGATGACGATATTCTTGCTATTGGTTCCGGGGCCGGTTTTGCTTTAACCGCAGCAAGGGCTCTAATGAAGTACACAAACTTATCTGCAGAGGAGATTGCTTTAGAGTCTTTGAAACTTGCTTCTCAAGTGTGTATATATACTAATGAAAATATAAAAGTTGAAGTTTTATAA
- a CDS encoding DUF1343 domain-containing protein: protein MFRNREKEILLKCLNKAIQNSAPGAVAYVGKNNEVLFFDCVGKCAILPSEEEMRKDTIFDLASLTKVIATTTSVLLLYQQGKINLSDPVSKYISVPNFNKFSIRHLLTHSSGLIGYEEWYKEIFSFEDILIRLSKTELLFEPGTKHLYSDFGFMLLAHIVELVSGEHFDQFCKKNIFLKLNMNTTFFNVPEEYKNRCAPTEKCVWRNQIMRGEVHDEHAYAIGGVAGHAGLFSTAEDLSQFCRGIMNGYILEHDVIEEMATCRIIPNYPWQVLGWKTDPFWESIEGQLPFRSALGHTGFTGTCMWWDRKSGYYAILLSNSCHPSRKTRDNRKLRKTFYNSVALLIAPEKINVHCGIDVLLRDDFKPIKNSSVTLFTNTSARDILGHTTLDIFSTTENIKLKYIISAEHGLQLSEEAGKSDKQRQWKDKQIIDIYAENTSIDWQRILKQIDWVVIDIQDIGSRYYTYIYSLSQLMKICNQYHKKMIILDRPNPLGGEIIEGFLPDKEYLGEVCWGNVPIRHGLTIGESALYLKQTNAKLKSLELYVIKMDGWFYDLQYPNLDLQWFSPSPNIPSFESALCYVGTCLFEGTNISEGRGTQNPFQIIGAPWLNSNLILSSLSENFKKGFDIKPCSFKPMAVLGKATNPKYVNELCNGLYLEVKDFNQARPFMLTLELLRLIKLHHSEHFEFNNHFEKLSGTSFLKAVIEEKKLEYNLDKENKVQKYLASRPYLYTKYTDERKSIENI from the coding sequence ATGTTTCGTAATCGTGAAAAAGAGATATTATTAAAATGCTTGAACAAAGCTATACAAAATTCTGCTCCCGGGGCTGTTGCGTATGTAGGGAAAAATAATGAAGTATTGTTTTTTGATTGTGTCGGTAAATGTGCAATATTGCCTTCTGAAGAAGAAATGAGAAAAGATACTATTTTTGACCTTGCTTCTTTAACCAAAGTGATAGCCACAACGACTTCTGTTTTGCTTCTTTATCAACAAGGGAAAATAAATTTAAGTGACCCTGTTTCTAAATATATTTCTGTCCCTAATTTTAATAAATTTTCAATAAGACACCTATTAACCCACAGTTCTGGTTTAATCGGATATGAAGAATGGTATAAAGAAATTTTCTCATTTGAAGATATATTAATCAGACTTTCAAAAACAGAATTGTTATTTGAGCCCGGGACAAAACATTTATATTCCGATTTTGGGTTTATGCTTCTTGCCCACATTGTAGAATTGGTTAGTGGAGAACATTTCGACCAATTTTGTAAAAAAAACATATTTTTGAAATTAAATATGAATACCACTTTTTTTAATGTTCCAGAGGAGTATAAAAATAGATGTGCCCCTACAGAAAAATGTGTGTGGCGAAACCAAATAATGCGTGGTGAGGTCCACGATGAACATGCATACGCAATAGGAGGAGTGGCAGGGCATGCAGGATTGTTCTCAACAGCAGAAGATTTATCCCAATTTTGTAGAGGGATAATGAATGGATATATTCTTGAACATGATGTAATTGAGGAAATGGCTACATGCAGAATAATTCCTAACTATCCATGGCAGGTATTAGGCTGGAAAACAGACCCGTTTTGGGAAAGTATTGAAGGACAACTTCCCTTCCGTTCTGCTTTAGGACACACGGGTTTTACAGGTACCTGTATGTGGTGGGATAGAAAGTCAGGGTATTATGCAATCTTATTGAGTAATTCGTGCCATCCCAGCAGGAAGACACGAGACAATCGAAAACTTAGAAAAACTTTTTATAATTCGGTTGCATTATTGATAGCCCCGGAGAAGATAAATGTTCATTGTGGAATAGATGTTTTACTTCGAGATGATTTTAAACCAATAAAAAATTCTTCCGTTACTTTATTTACAAACACTTCAGCAAGGGACATTCTTGGACACACTACATTGGATATATTTTCAACAACTGAGAATATAAAATTAAAATACATTATTTCTGCTGAGCATGGTTTGCAACTAAGTGAAGAGGCAGGTAAATCCGATAAGCAGAGACAATGGAAAGATAAACAAATTATAGATATATATGCTGAAAACACAAGTATTGATTGGCAACGAATATTAAAACAGATAGATTGGGTAGTAATAGATATACAGGATATCGGAAGTAGATACTATACCTATATTTATTCGTTATCACAATTAATGAAAATCTGCAATCAATATCATAAAAAAATGATAATATTAGACCGACCCAATCCTTTAGGAGGTGAAATCATAGAAGGTTTCTTACCCGACAAAGAATACTTAGGAGAAGTATGTTGGGGGAATGTCCCCATTCGTCATGGACTTACTATAGGTGAATCTGCATTATACTTAAAACAGACTAATGCTAAACTAAAATCTTTAGAATTATATGTAATTAAAATGGACGGATGGTTTTATGATTTACAATATCCCAATCTGGATTTACAATGGTTTTCACCTTCTCCGAATATTCCATCATTTGAATCAGCGTTATGTTATGTTGGGACATGTTTATTTGAGGGGACAAATATTAGTGAAGGACGAGGAACGCAAAATCCATTTCAAATAATTGGTGCCCCGTGGTTAAATTCCAATTTAATATTATCATCTCTTTCAGAAAATTTTAAGAAAGGTTTTGATATAAAGCCATGTTCATTCAAACCCATGGCTGTTCTTGGTAAGGCAACAAATCCCAAATATGTAAACGAATTATGCAATGGTTTATACCTTGAAGTAAAAGATTTTAATCAGGCAAGACCTTTTATGTTAACTTTAGAATTACTTCGATTAATTAAACTACATCATTCGGAACATTTTGAATTCAACAATCATTTCGAAAAACTTTCAGGCACTTCTTTTTTAAAAGCCGTGATAGAAGAAAAAAAATTAGAATATAATCTAGATAAAGAAAATAAAGTTCAGAAATATCTCGCTTCCCGACCTTATTTATACACAAAATATACAGATGAAAGGAAATCTATTGAGAATATATAA
- the nifA gene encoding nif-specific transcriptional activator NifA, which yields MKEKTDRAVEELKLLLEISEILDRSYDLREELYPVLRAISNHTGMLRGTITLLDKDRGELRIEAAYGLSGEELERGVYKVGEGIIGKVAQMGRPMVISKISAEPMFLNKTGSRKNLQKEEISYICVPIKIENLVLGTLSADRIYSDDVSLDEDLRVLTIIASMIARAVRLRLKNEQEREALLLENARLQEELKKRFRPSNMIGSSGAMQKVYDLIQQVSMTEATVLIRGESGTGKELVAYAIHFNSHRASGPFIKVNCSALPETVVESELFGHEKGAFTGAYQQRKGRFEMAHGGTIFLDEIGDMPLSTQVKLLRVLQDKTFERVGGSETIRVNVRIIAATNRDLEKLVQEGKFREDLYYRLNVFPIFLPPLRERKTDILELANYFVEKYSRENNKYVRRISTPAIDMLMSYHWPGNVRELENIIERAVILTTDDVIHGHYLPPTLQTAEASNTIMKGKLEETLERVEREMIIEALKNAKGNKAKAARELGITERIMGLRVQKLGIDPKNYKPQRTSRSLKMQ from the coding sequence ATGAAAGAAAAAACAGATAGAGCCGTTGAAGAATTAAAACTTCTTCTTGAGATAAGTGAAATATTAGACCGTAGTTATGACCTTCGGGAGGAACTATATCCTGTTTTACGGGCTATATCAAATCATACGGGGATGTTAAGAGGCACAATAACTTTACTTGATAAAGATAGAGGAGAACTAAGAATAGAGGCTGCTTATGGGCTTTCAGGCGAAGAATTAGAAAGAGGAGTATATAAAGTAGGTGAAGGAATTATTGGTAAAGTTGCCCAAATGGGAAGACCTATGGTTATTTCTAAAATATCTGCAGAACCCATGTTTTTAAATAAAACTGGCTCAAGAAAAAATTTACAAAAAGAAGAGATTTCATACATTTGTGTACCTATAAAAATTGAAAATTTAGTTTTAGGGACACTTAGTGCCGATAGAATTTATTCCGATGATGTTTCCTTAGATGAGGATTTGCGTGTTCTTACGATTATTGCATCCATGATTGCTCGTGCCGTTCGGTTGCGATTAAAAAATGAACAAGAGAGGGAGGCACTACTTCTGGAGAATGCGAGACTTCAAGAAGAATTAAAAAAAAGATTTCGCCCCTCTAATATGATTGGTAGTTCCGGGGCTATGCAAAAAGTTTACGATTTAATACAGCAGGTATCCATGACAGAAGCGACAGTGCTAATTCGTGGAGAGAGTGGCACAGGTAAAGAGTTGGTGGCTTATGCAATACATTTTAACAGCCATCGTGCTTCGGGACCGTTCATTAAAGTAAATTGTTCTGCTTTGCCGGAGACTGTTGTAGAAAGTGAATTATTTGGACATGAGAAAGGAGCATTTACAGGAGCATATCAGCAAAGAAAAGGGAGATTTGAGATGGCACATGGGGGTACGATTTTCTTAGACGAAATTGGAGATATGCCTCTTTCAACACAGGTAAAATTACTCCGTGTATTACAGGATAAAACTTTTGAGCGAGTAGGAGGAAGTGAAACAATTCGCGTGAATGTCCGTATTATTGCGGCGACAAATCGCGATTTGGAAAAATTAGTTCAAGAAGGTAAATTTCGCGAAGATTTATACTATCGCTTAAATGTTTTCCCTATTTTTCTTCCACCTTTAAGAGAAAGAAAAACAGATATTTTGGAATTAGCCAATTACTTTGTTGAAAAATACAGTCGTGAGAATAATAAATATGTCCGTCGAATATCTACCCCTGCTATTGATATGCTTATGAGTTATCACTGGCCGGGCAATGTTCGTGAGTTAGAAAATATTATTGAGCGGGCTGTAATTTTAACTACCGATGATGTTATCCATGGACATTATTTGCCTCCTACGCTTCAGACAGCCGAAGCTTCCAATACAATAATGAAGGGAAAATTGGAGGAAACATTAGAACGCGTTGAACGAGAAATGATTATTGAAGCATTAAAAAATGCAAAAGGGAACAAAGCAAAGGCAGCGAGGGAATTAGGTATCACGGAAAGAATTATGGGTTTACGAGTGCAAAAACTTGGAATTGACCCAAAAAATTATAAACCACAAAGAACAAGCCGTTCATTAAAAATGCAGTAA
- a CDS encoding type IV pilus twitching motility protein PilT — protein sequence MNIQDLFDLVIQEKASDLIISAGAPPILRVNGQLYRTRTDTLTPEATEKMIFSFLTKEQKEQFKQEKELDFSLAVGRKHRFRVNVYYQRQCVTAALRPIPEKIPSLSELGLPDSIKDLAFARQGLVLVTGPTGSGKTTTLASLIDIINNQRACHIITIEDPIEYVHNHKKSIVDQREIGGDTISFVRALKYVLRQAPDVILIGEMRDLETIQSALTASETGHLVFATLHTNDAIQTIDRIIDVFPAGQQQQIRFQLSMVLLAVISQRLLPRKGGEGRVLSYEILRVNNAISNLIREGKNYQIYSVLETNFKEGMVTFDRCLKELYLEGLISYEDAIANMKNPSELKESIS from the coding sequence ATGAATATTCAGGATTTATTTGACCTTGTGATACAAGAGAAGGCTTCTGACCTTATTATTAGTGCAGGGGCTCCTCCTATATTAAGAGTTAATGGACAATTGTATCGAACACGAACAGATACCCTTACTCCAGAAGCAACCGAAAAGATGATTTTCAGTTTTCTTACTAAAGAACAAAAAGAACAATTTAAGCAAGAAAAAGAATTGGATTTTTCCTTAGCGGTGGGGAGAAAGCACCGCTTCCGTGTTAATGTTTATTATCAACGGCAGTGTGTAACTGCTGCCTTGCGTCCCATCCCCGAAAAAATACCTTCCTTGAGCGAATTAGGTCTTCCCGATAGTATTAAAGATTTAGCATTTGCACGGCAGGGACTTGTGTTAGTAACAGGACCTACAGGAAGTGGAAAGACGACTACACTGGCTTCTCTTATTGATATTATTAATAATCAGCGGGCATGCCATATAATCACCATAGAAGACCCTATTGAATATGTCCATAATCACAAAAAGAGCATTGTTGACCAACGCGAAATTGGCGGAGATACAATTAGTTTTGTCCGTGCCTTAAAATATGTTCTACGACAGGCTCCTGATGTAATTCTTATAGGTGAGATGAGAGACCTCGAAACTATCCAGTCAGCACTCACAGCCTCCGAGACAGGTCATCTTGTTTTTGCAACGCTACATACAAATGATGCTATTCAAACTATTGACCGCATTATTGATGTTTTTCCGGCTGGGCAACAACAGCAAATTCGATTTCAATTATCAATGGTTTTATTAGCAGTTATTTCACAGCGACTTTTACCAAGAAAAGGTGGAGAAGGTAGAGTTCTCAGTTATGAAATACTACGTGTCAATAATGCTATATCTAACCTTATTCGCGAAGGGAAAAATTACCAGATATATAGCGTGCTGGAAACCAATTTTAAAGAAGGGATGGTAACATTTGACCGATGTTTGAAAGAATTATATTTAGAGGGACTTATTTCGTATGAAGATGCTATTGCTAATATGAAAAATCCATCGGAATTAAAAGAGTCCATATCATAA
- the flgK gene encoding flagellar hook-associated protein FlgK, whose amino-acid sequence MGTLFSALDIARAGMLVSQVQLDVAGHNIANVNKEGYSRQRVEVTTRLPNYRPYGAIGRGPAISDIRRIRETFLDQIYREQNPALGRTETIANYFVRIQDIFQEPGDTGFSAHLSRFFDALQDFANNVEETPVRVSLLQEGEALAQSLNEVARQVYLLESNANEEIRNTIPEINSLITRIVEMNKTIRDTEIAGKSANDLRDDRDLLVDQLSKIVSITSRERDDGQIDVLLGGVEIVGGTKYRTLSTVVDTTIDPTRPDFLSVVFSDNQEKAIISDGSLAGLLYIRDTELRSIKEQLNEIARVVAGSINSIHSQGRGLELYSGAIRSTISVPNASASLSSNNLPYSINDGSFQLLAYDSSGNIATNLNVTISANSTSLTDIANQINANPFFTASIDPDGYLTITPSSGYSFRFANDTSGVLVAIGMNPFFTGYTASTLSVNQDLINNPRLISSGYSTNINETGDNTASLAMAKLRSQRILSDSTQTADEYYQSMIVQIGINARANSDVLEMERSFINDFNRRRQEVSGVNLDEEVTNLMLFQRAFEASTRIITVTDRMLDALLNII is encoded by the coding sequence GTGGGAACATTATTTAGTGCGTTAGATATAGCACGAGCAGGAATGTTGGTATCGCAGGTTCAACTGGATGTAGCAGGTCATAATATCGCTAATGTGAATAAAGAAGGCTATTCGAGGCAACGGGTAGAGGTAACAACCCGTTTGCCTAATTATAGGCCTTATGGGGCTATTGGTCGGGGTCCTGCGATATCTGATATTCGAAGAATTCGGGAAACATTTTTAGACCAGATTTATCGTGAACAAAACCCTGCCCTTGGGAGAACCGAGACTATTGCAAATTATTTCGTGCGAATTCAGGATATTTTTCAGGAACCGGGGGATACGGGATTTAGTGCCCATTTATCAAGATTTTTCGATGCCCTCCAGGATTTTGCTAATAATGTAGAAGAGACCCCTGTCCGTGTTTCATTGCTTCAGGAAGGAGAAGCACTTGCACAATCCTTAAATGAAGTTGCGAGACAGGTCTACCTATTGGAAAGTAATGCCAATGAGGAGATTCGGAATACCATACCGGAAATTAATTCTCTTATTACGAGAATTGTAGAAATGAATAAAACAATACGGGATACGGAAATAGCAGGGAAATCTGCAAATGATTTGAGAGATGACAGAGACTTACTTGTTGACCAACTTTCTAAAATTGTTTCCATTACCTCAAGAGAACGGGATGATGGACAGATTGATGTTCTGTTGGGCGGGGTTGAAATCGTAGGCGGGACGAAATATCGAACTCTAAGCACAGTTGTAGATACTACTATTGACCCTACACGTCCCGATTTTCTTTCTGTTGTCTTTTCGGATAATCAAGAAAAAGCCATAATATCTGATGGCTCTCTCGCGGGGTTATTATATATTCGCGATACAGAGTTAAGAAGTATAAAAGAACAATTAAATGAAATAGCGAGAGTCGTTGCGGGTTCTATAAATAGTATTCACAGTCAGGGTAGAGGACTGGAATTATACAGTGGGGCAATTCGTTCTACTATTTCTGTGCCTAATGCCAGTGCTTCATTATCAAGTAATAATCTCCCCTATTCTATTAATGATGGCTCTTTCCAATTGCTGGCTTACGATAGTTCCGGAAATATTGCAACAAACCTTAATGTTACCATTTCTGCGAACTCTACCTCATTAACAGATATTGCCAATCAAATTAATGCTAATCCTTTTTTTACTGCATCTATTGACCCTGATGGGTACTTAACAATAACACCTTCGAGTGGATATTCTTTTCGATTTGCTAATGATACATCAGGCGTTCTTGTTGCCATAGGAATGAATCCTTTCTTTACAGGATATACTGCAAGTACCCTTTCTGTTAATCAAGATTTGATAAACAATCCTCGCCTTATTAGTTCTGGTTATAGTACGAACATCAACGAAACAGGAGATAACACCGCCAGTTTAGCAATGGCTAAATTAAGATCCCAACGCATACTTTCAGATAGCACTCAAACCGCCGATGAATATTATCAATCCATGATTGTCCAGATAGGTATAAATGCAAGAGCCAATTCAGATGTGTTAGAAATGGAGCGTTCGTTTATAAACGATTTTAACCGACGCAGGCAGGAAGTCTCCGGTGTAAATCTGGATGAAGAGGTTACAAATTTAATGCTATTTCAAAGGGCTTTTGAAGCATCTACAAGGATTATTACAGTAACAGACCGAATGTTAGATGCATTACTGAATATCATCTAA